A part of Pseudomonas sp. HR96 genomic DNA contains:
- a CDS encoding methyl-accepting chemotaxis protein — MFRNIKLASRALLSFGIISLLLFALGLLSLSKLAQVHTAANDLQTDWLPSIEQGNKIQSDTYKLRLAGLHMATEGANAQAQNIAMLNTLQAALKKDLADYAALVSSPEEKQRYETVLANAAAYQTQMATLIVNAAGQTSEQQVSFVNNITLPLATTLQGSIDELVAINDQGAQASGVAADAQYQNGFNLTLVIVIIAVLGAVLIAILFTRSITAPVRQLLDATGKIAEGNLRDEVQINGSDEITQLQTSTAHMQASLKGTLQHIADSSRQLAAAAEQMAAITRESNAGIQQQNLETDQAATAVNEMTAAVEEVARNAVQASQSTQASEQSAALGQDRVRETIDSIQKLSASVSQTGADIEGLAGQTRDISKVLDVIRGIAEQTNLLALNAAIEAARAGEQGRGFAVVADEVRALAHRTQSSTLEIEQMIKTIQVGATQAVNSMHRSNGEATQTLTVAHEAGAAIGAIASAVTTISQMNLLIASASEEQAQVARSVDQNLVSIKDLAVQSASGAQQTAEASGELSRLATDLSKLVGRFSI; from the coding sequence TCGCTTCGCGCGCCCTGCTCAGCTTCGGCATCATCAGCTTGCTGCTGTTTGCCTTGGGCCTGCTGTCCTTGTCCAAACTGGCCCAGGTGCACACCGCCGCAAACGACCTGCAAACCGACTGGCTGCCGAGCATCGAGCAGGGTAACAAGATTCAGTCCGACACCTACAAATTGCGCCTGGCCGGCCTGCACATGGCCACCGAAGGCGCCAACGCGCAAGCGCAGAACATTGCCATGCTCAACACCTTGCAGGCGGCCTTGAAGAAGGACCTGGCCGACTATGCGGCGCTGGTCTCCAGCCCCGAGGAAAAACAGCGTTACGAAACCGTGCTGGCCAATGCCGCCGCCTACCAGACCCAGATGGCCACGCTGATCGTCAACGCCGCCGGGCAGACCTCCGAGCAGCAGGTCAGCTTCGTCAACAACATTACCCTGCCCCTGGCCACCACCCTGCAAGGCTCCATCGACGAACTGGTGGCCATCAACGACCAGGGCGCCCAGGCCTCGGGCGTCGCCGCCGACGCGCAATACCAGAACGGTTTTAACCTGACCCTGGTGATCGTCATCATCGCCGTGCTCGGCGCCGTGCTGATCGCCATCCTGTTCACCCGCAGCATCACCGCCCCGGTGCGCCAGCTGCTCGATGCCACCGGCAAGATCGCCGAAGGCAACCTGCGCGACGAGGTGCAGATCAACGGCAGCGACGAGATTACCCAGCTGCAGACCTCCACCGCGCACATGCAGGCCAGCCTCAAGGGCACGCTGCAGCATATCGCCGACTCGTCGCGGCAACTGGCGGCGGCGGCCGAGCAGATGGCGGCGATCACCCGTGAATCGAACGCCGGCATCCAGCAGCAGAACCTGGAAACCGACCAGGCCGCCACGGCGGTCAACGAAATGACCGCCGCGGTGGAGGAAGTGGCGCGCAACGCCGTACAGGCTTCGCAGTCCACCCAGGCCTCGGAGCAGTCGGCGGCGCTGGGCCAGGACCGGGTGCGCGAGACCATCGATTCGATCCAGAAGCTCAGCGCCAGCGTCAGCCAGACCGGCGCCGACATCGAAGGTTTGGCCGGGCAGACCCGCGACATCAGCAAGGTGCTCGACGTGATTCGCGGCATCGCCGAACAGACCAACCTGCTGGCGCTCAACGCGGCCATCGAGGCGGCGCGGGCGGGCGAACAGGGCCGCGGCTTTGCCGTGGTGGCCGACGAGGTGCGCGCGCTCGCCCACCGCACCCAGAGCTCGACCCTGGAAATCGAGCAGATGATCAAGACCATTCAGGTCGGCGCCACCCAGGCGGTGAACTCGATGCACCGCAGCAACGGCGAGGCCACCCAGACCCTGACCGTGGCCCATGAGGCGGGCGCTGCCATCGGCGCGATCGCGTCGGCGGTGACCACCATCAGCCAGATGAACCTGTTGATTGCCTCGGCTTCCGAAGAACAGGCCCAGGTGGCGCGTTCGGTGGACCAGAACCTGGTGAGCATCAAGGACCTGGCGGTGCAGAGCGCCAGCGGCGCGCAGCAGACGGCCGAGGCCAGTGGCGAGCTGTCACGCCTGGCCACGGACCTGAGCAAGCTGGTGGGGCGTTTTTCGATCTAG